From Ignavibacterium sp.:
GAAAATTATTCTGATGAATTTTGGTAATGAACCATTTGTAATTCATCGTGGCGATAGAATTGCTCAGCTTGTTGTTTCAAAAGTTTATCAGGCAAAGATTATTGAGACTGAAAATCTTAACTCAAGCAAAAGAGGTGAAGGAGGTTTCGGTCACACTGGTAAAAAATAATTTTTTAGTTTTGCATTTACTTAAAAACTTTTTATTCTTTTCAGAGAAATTCTTATAAAAAAATTTTAGCAAAATTTCTTTTAAATGATTAAACTTCAGTAGAAAATTTTCAAATCTTTTTTCTTCAAATTTTTCTTTTTTTAATGCCAATGTCAGATTTTATTCATTTACATAATCACACACATTTTAGTTTGCAGGATGGTGCTTGCACCGTTGATGATCTTGTACTCGCAGCAAAAAAACACAATATGAAATCAGTTGCACTTACTGATCACGGTGTCCTTTACGGTGTTACTCAGTTTTATAAGAAAGCAGTGAAAGAAGGCATTAAACCGATTATCGGAATGGAAGCATATATTGTTCGTGAAGGCAGCCGGTTTGACAGAGGAAAAGTTGATGAAACAAATGGAAAGAAAAAATCCAAACATTATAATCATCTTATTCTTCTTGCTAAGAATGAAACTGGTTACAAAAATTTAGTTAAACTTTCTACAATCGGACATACCGAAGGATTTTATTACAAACCAAGAATTGATCTTGAAGTATTAAGACAGCACAGCGAAGGATTAATTTGTACTTCTGCCTGTGCAGGCGGAGTTGTTTCAACTCATCTTGTTAACGGCGAATATGAAAAGGCGAGAGAAGTTGCAAAAACTTACAAAGAAATTTTTGGTGACGATTTTTATCTCGAGATTCAGGATCATAATATGGAAATTGATAAACCCATTCTCGAGAATATGCCAAAACTTTCTAAAGAGCTGGGAATAAAACTCGTTGCCACAAATGATTGTCATTACATCGAAAAAGATCATGCGATTCCGCACAACATTCTTCTTTTACTTTCTGATAAGAATGGAAATGATTATACTCAACTGAGATATGGAACTGATCAGGTTTATTTCAAATCTGCCGAAGAGATGAAAAAACTTTTCCGCAAACACAAAGATGCAATTGAAAACACACTTGAGATTGATGAAAAGATAGATCTGAAACTTGATTTCAGTAAGCATTATTTCCCAAACTTTCCAATACCTGAAAATTCTCCTGCAAAAACTCTTGATGAATATTTTGAACTGCTGGCTAAGGAAGGTCTTCACAAAAAAGTAAAGAAGATAACAAAGGAAATTGAAGACCGCTTTAACTATGAAGTTGAAACAATAAAACAAATGGGATTTTCCGGATACTTTCTTGTTGTTCAGGATTTTATTAATGCTGCAAAACAAAATAATATTCCTGTTGGTCCAGGAAGAGGAAGTGCTGCCGGAAGTCTTGTTGCTTATGCACTTGGTATAACGAACATAAATCCACTTGATTACAATCTTCTGTTCGAAAGATTTCTTAATCCATCCAGAAAATCAATGCCCGATATTGATGTTGATTTTGCTGATGACAAACGTGGAGAAGTAATTGAGTATGTTAAGAAAAAGTATGGAAGCAATTGTGTTAGTCAGATTGTAACTTTTAATACGCTTTCCTCAAAAGCTGTTATCCGTGATGTAGCACGAGTACTTAAAATTCCAATTCCAACAGTAAACAAAATAACAAAGTATATTCCTTCAAAATTTGGTAAAGTTTATTCAATTGATCAGGCACTTGCTGAAGTACCGGAATTGAAATGGGTTAAAGATTCTGATGACGAACAAATTCAGAATCTGATAAAGTATGCTAAAGTTCTTGAAGGAATGAATCGAAACGCATCAAAGCATGCTGCAGGAGTAGTGATTACACCGGATGATGTTAGTAATTATGTTCCGCTTGCAACTGCAACATCGCAGGATGAAATTGTAACGCAATTTAATATGAAAGACATTGAAACAGTTGGATTGCTTAAGATGGATTTTCTTGGATTGCGTACACTTACAATTATTCGTGATGCACTTGAAATGATAAAACGCAATCATAATGTTGAAATAGATATTGACAATATTCCGCTCGATGATGAAAAAACTTATCAGCTATTCTGGAAAGGACAAACAACCGGAGTATTTCAGTTTGAATCTGCTCCGATGCGTGAGTATCTGAAGCGTTTGAAGCCAACAACACTTAATGATCTTGCTGCGATGAATGCTCTTTATCGTCCAGGACCAATGGAGTTTATTGATGATTTTATTGACAGAAAATTTGGCAGGAAAGAAGTTAAATACGATCATCCGGTGCTTGAGCCAATTCTGAAAGAAACTTATGGCGTTATAGTTTATCAGGAACAGGTAATTCAAATAGCGAACAAAGTTGCGGGAATGTCGCTGGCAGAAGCGGATATTCTTCGTCGTGCAATGGGTAAAAAAGATTTGCACGCAATGGAAGAACAGAAAGTGAAATTCATTGACGGTGCAGTTAAAAATAAAATTGATAAAAAGATTGCTGAACAGATTTTTGATAACATATTCAAATTCGCAAATTATGGTTTTAATAAAAGTCACGCAGTTGCATATAGTTTAGTTGCATATCAGACAGCATATTTGAAAGCACATTATCCTGCAGAATTTCTTGCGGCAAACCTCAGAAACGAATATGGAGATACAGATAAAGTAACAAAGTTTCTCGAAGATTGTCGAAAACTTAAAATCCCTGTTTTACCACCTGATGTAAACCGTCCTTCAGTTTATTTTGATGTCGTTGATGAGAAAATAATTTTCGGTATGGCTGCGATAAAAAATGTTGGCGTTCCGGCTGTTAGAGAAATAATAAATGCAAAAGAAAATCTCGGCAGAGATTTCAAAAGTATTTTTGATTTCTGCATCAATGTTGATACAAGGATTGTGAACAAAAGAGCCTTGGAAGGACTTATTCTTGCAGGTGCATTTGATTCGCTTCATAAAAATCGGGCACAATTATTCAACAATGTTGAAACCATTCTTGACTTTGCACACAAATATCAGAATTCCAAATTGCTTACTACTGAAAGTCTTTTTGGTGGACTTGAAGAGATTCAAATATCAGAACCAAAACTTCCTGAGGTAAAACCGTGGACAGATAAAGAACAGCTTTCACTCGAAAGAAAGGTTGTGGGATTTTATATCACAGATCATCCTTTAAGAAAATATGAAACTGAGTATAGTTCATTCGCTACTATTCATCTTGGTGAAACTGAAAATATTGAGTCGATGGATTCTGTTCGTGCGTGCGGAGTCATAACTGAACTTAAAACAAAGATTGATAAATCCGGAAATAATATGGCTTTCTTTAAGCTGGATGACTTCACCGGATCGTGTGAATGTATTATGTTTTCAAAGACATTTGATGAATATGGAAAATATGTTCGTGAGGATGAACCGGTTTTGGCAATCGGAAATCTGGAAAGTAGCGGCGATGCAGTTAAAATTCATATCAATAAAATTATTCCGATGGAAAAAGTTAGTGATGAACTTACTGAAAGTGTCAGAATAATAATTGATAAAGAAAAAGTCCAACCCGAAAAAGTTTCTCTTCTTAAAAATGTCTTTCAGAAAAATGAAGGAAGTGTTCCTGTTTTCATTTCTTTCGCAGAAAACGGAACTAAAGGAAAGTTATTTGCACTTGATAATTTTAGAGTAAAGGTCAATGAATCTTTTGTCAAAGAAGTTACTAAGCTTTTAGGTGAAGATTCGATAACACTAAAATCAAAATAATAAGTGAATTCAAATCACAACAATATTGTATAGGTTTTTTGTATTTAGTATTATTGCGCCCGTATTTAACAACAGATAGGATGAACTGATAATGAAAAGCGGAGATCATCAAAAATTTTGGGCTTTGATTCTTGGTGCATCATCAGGATTTGGAGAAGCCACTGCAATTAAATTAGCCAAAGACGGTTACAATATTTTCGGCGTACATCTTGACCGTCAGGCAACAATGCCCAATGTTGAAAGAATTATCAAAGAAATCAAAAGCTCTGGTGTTGAAGTTGAATTCTTTAATGCCAATGCTGCTGACGAAGTAAAAAGAAAAGAAATTGTTTCTACAATTAAATCCAAATTAAACGGTAAACCTCTGATTAAAGTTATACTTCACTCATTAGCTTTCGGAACACTGAAACCATTCATTCCGTCAGGTGAAGAGCAGGCAATTACTAAAGCCCAGATGGAAATGACGCTTGATGTAATGGCTCACTCATTAGTTTACTGGACACAGGATATTTTTATTAATGGTTTGCTTGCACCATCTTCAAGAATATTTGCAATGACAAGCTCTGGCAGCCACACTTCTATTCCATATTATGGAGCAGTTTCTGCAGCTAAAGCAGCACTCGAATCTCACTGCAGACAGTTGGCGGTTGAGCTTGGTTCAACAGGTGCAGCTGTTAATGCAATCATGGCCGGAGTAACTGATACTCCTGCTTTAAGAAAAATTCCTGGCAACAGAGAAATGATTGAAATTGCATATCGAAAAAATCCTCACGGCAGATTAACTCAACCTGAAGATATTGCCAAAGTAATTTCTTTGCTTTGCAAGGATGGTGGTGAATGGATTTCGGGCAGTGTTATTCACGCTGATGGTGGTGAAGATATTGTTAATTTTGTCGGACAAGGAAAACCAATCGACTTTTAAACTTTACAAAGGAAGGAATTATGAAACCAATTACAATTACTGATGAAAATTTTGAGCAGGAAGTTCTTCAATCAAATATTCCCGTATTAGTTGATTTCTGGGCTGTATGGTGTGGTCCTTGTAAAATGATTGCACCCATAGTTGAGCAGCTTGCAGCGGAATATGATGGCAAATTAAAAGTCGGTAAACTTGATGTTGATAACAATCAGCAATCAGCTATCAAATACGGAGTTAGAAGTATTCCTACATTACTAATCTTTAAAGATGGAAAAGTTGTTGATACAATTATTGGTGCTGTACCTAAACCGATGATTGTAAGTAAAATTGAACCTCTTCTTAAAACTGCTTAAAGTCTGAATGAAAAAAATTCTCATCTCAGATTCTGTCAATTCAAAGAGTATAGAAATTTTTAAGTCAGCGGGATATTCTGTTACATATAAAACAGATTATTCCCGCGATGAGCTCTTAAATATTATTTCTGATTATAATGTATTAGTTGTTCGCAGTGCTACAAAAGTAGATGCTGAATTAATTTCCCGAATGAAATCAATGGAGGTGATTGGCAGAGCCGGCGCTGGAGTAGACAATATTGATATTAATGCCGCAACGCAAAAAGGCATCCTTGTTATGAATACTCCTGGTGGGAATACAATTTCCACTGCAGAACACACGATGGCAATGATTCTTGCTTTGTGCAGAAATATTCCTCAGGCAAACAAATCAATCTTTGATGGTAAATGGGACAGAAAAAAATATAGCGGAACCGAACTCAAGGGCAAAACTTTAGCAATTTTAGGGCTTGGAAAAATCGGGAAGGAAGTTGCCAAGCGAGCCAAAGCATTTGGAATGAACTTAATTGGATATGATCCTTTGCTTGCTGATGATGTTGCTTCTGAATTAGGTGTAAAGCTGTTCAAGCTTGAAGAAATTTGGAAACTTGCTGATATAATCACTGTCCATGTGCCTTTAAATTCTGAAACAAAAAATCTGATTAACAAAGAAGTATTAAATAAATGCAAAGATGGAGTTAAGATTGTCAATTGCGCCCGGGGTGGAATAGTGAATGAATCTGATTTGTTGGAAGCGATTAATCAAACTAAAGTATCCGGTGCTGCATTGGATGTTTTTGAAACAGAACCACCGGATTTTTCAAATCCATTGTTGAAAAATCCAAAAGTAATTTGCACTCCGCATTTGGGTGCATCAACAGAAGAAGCTCAGGAATTAGTTGCAATTCAAATTGCTGAGCAGATAGTAGATTATTTCTCTGCAGGAAAAATTTCCGGAGCTGTGAATCTTTTAGCATTTAGTGAAGAACTTCCTGAAGAAATAAAAATGTTTTTTAATCTGAGTGAAAAGCTCGGAATATTTTCAGCTCAATTACTTAATGAAAGATTAAAGAAAATCACAATCGAACTAAGTGGAGATAATCTTCACAAATATTCTAAAGAATTATCTCTGGCTTTTGCAAAAGGATTTCTTTCACGGAAAATGACTGAAGGTGTCAATTTTGTAAACACACCTGTAATTCTTAAAGAGTTAAAAATTTCCATTGATGAAAAATTATCTTCGGAGGATTCTACATTCAGAAATCTGATAAATGTTGAAATGAGCACTGAAGAAAGCACAAAAACAATTTCAGGAACTGTATTTGGCAAAAGCGAATTGCGAATCGTTAAAATTGATGATTATCTTGTAGAAGTAAAACCTGAGGGTAATTTACTCATATATAAAAATATTGATAAACCCGGAATGCTTGCATCAGTGGGAAAAATTTTAGCCGAGAAAAATATTAATATTGCTGGATTATCTTTGGGTAGAATTACTCAAGGTAAAGATGCACTTACACTAATCAGCACGGATGATTTGATTACAGAAAGTGAATTGAATAAAATAAAAACTTTAGGTGGAATTAATGAAATTTCTTTTGTCCAGGTTTGAATTAAGGAAAATTTGATTGCTTGACATTTTCTCAAAAAAAAACTATTAAGCAAACAGAAATAAAAAAAGTTTAAAAAACTTGACTAAAATCACAGTTTACTGTATTTTTCAACAAGTGAGCATTTAAATTTTAACAAAAATTTAACAGTTAGATAACAATTAACTAACCAATATCAAATCATAAATAAAAGGAGACCGCAATGGTTAAAAATCTTCTTACAATTCTCCTCTTGTCATTTTTAATGACAAATTTCATCCTTGCTCAGAATGCATCTGTAAAGATTCATTCCAAGCAATTAGTGGATGATAATGCAAATGTTACTTATGTTGAGAAACATAATCCTTCACCTGTTATAATTAATGGTGAATCGATTGGTGTTACCACAAATTATGACTATTTCACTAATTCGGTTGTACGTGATCAAATAGTTTATGATGAAGCAAATGATGTTGTTCACTGCTTCAACATGGTCAGACCTTGGCAGGGAGCTGCTACCAGAAATGCAGTTCACTCATTCAAGTCGGGCGGCTCCTGGACAAATCAGTCAGCTAGTAATGGTGCTGGTGGTTGGCCTCAAATCGATTTAGGATTAACCGGACAATTAGCCGGAACAGTTGGAATGGTATTTCATACTCCAAGCAGACTAGCTATTTGGGATGGTTCAACTGGTTACATCGTTGCCCAGTTTGATCCTTCATCTGATCCATCTGTTCAGATGGCAGGCGATAATATCTGGTTAGGAACTTCTGGTAATAGAACTCAATTTCAGTTTTATAAATCAACCGATTTCGGTGTATCATTTGTAAATTGGGATAGCATAAGCGCTTATTCGCCATCACCAATTTATTGGGTAGACAATGGTGGAGTTGAAGTTGGTATGTCTAAATCAAAGAACGAACAATATGTTGCTTACTTTGGAACAAACGTTGGTGACGGACATGTTTTTGATGGTGTTCCTGAAGCCCAAGCAGATAACTTCTGGGCTATCTCTTCCACAGATGGCGGTGCGACTCTGGACCGGAAAAACAATAGCTCCTGATGGAAAATTTGATTTAGTATCTGGTTATCACACTCCAAACTATGCCCCATTATTCGAAAACTTTGGGCAGGTTGATATTGCTGTTGATAACAATGGTGTTATGCACGCCGTTGCTAATGGTTATGGATTAGTATTTAATGCAACAAGAGATACTGCAATCGGAAATGCCTTCCCTGTTTTATATTGGAATTCTTCGTCTAATACCTGGGTATCTATAAGTGATCGAAGCTATTGATACAGTTCAGGCTATTGCCGATTACTATCCTACTAACAGTATTGGTCAGGCTTATCCATCAGTTTCGGTCAGCGATGATGGTCAGGTAATTTATGTTATGTGGACTGGTCCACAGTTTAATGCTCAAGGCGGATTAGACACCGCTGATAACGGAGCCGCTACCACATATTACTGGAGAGATTTATATCATGCTTTCTCTACTGATGGTGGAAACACCTGGAACTATGGTGGAACATTCCCTGGCATGAGCTCAAGCCTTTCTGAAGTATTCGGACATGCTGCTCAGCATTTACAGCAGGTTAATCCAACAACTTACAGAGCACATATAAT
This genomic window contains:
- a CDS encoding SDR family oxidoreductase, producing the protein MKSGDHQKFWALILGASSGFGEATAIKLAKDGYNIFGVHLDRQATMPNVERIIKEIKSSGVEVEFFNANAADEVKRKEIVSTIKSKLNGKPLIKVILHSLAFGTLKPFIPSGEEQAITKAQMEMTLDVMAHSLVYWTQDIFINGLLAPSSRIFAMTSSGSHTSIPYYGAVSAAKAALESHCRQLAVELGSTGAAVNAIMAGVTDTPALRKIPGNREMIEIAYRKNPHGRLTQPEDIAKVISLLCKDGGEWISGSVIHADGGEDIVNFVGQGKPIDF
- the dnaE gene encoding DNA polymerase III subunit alpha yields the protein MSDFIHLHNHTHFSLQDGACTVDDLVLAAKKHNMKSVALTDHGVLYGVTQFYKKAVKEGIKPIIGMEAYIVREGSRFDRGKVDETNGKKKSKHYNHLILLAKNETGYKNLVKLSTIGHTEGFYYKPRIDLEVLRQHSEGLICTSACAGGVVSTHLVNGEYEKAREVAKTYKEIFGDDFYLEIQDHNMEIDKPILENMPKLSKELGIKLVATNDCHYIEKDHAIPHNILLLLSDKNGNDYTQLRYGTDQVYFKSAEEMKKLFRKHKDAIENTLEIDEKIDLKLDFSKHYFPNFPIPENSPAKTLDEYFELLAKEGLHKKVKKITKEIEDRFNYEVETIKQMGFSGYFLVVQDFINAAKQNNIPVGPGRGSAAGSLVAYALGITNINPLDYNLLFERFLNPSRKSMPDIDVDFADDKRGEVIEYVKKKYGSNCVSQIVTFNTLSSKAVIRDVARVLKIPIPTVNKITKYIPSKFGKVYSIDQALAEVPELKWVKDSDDEQIQNLIKYAKVLEGMNRNASKHAAGVVITPDDVSNYVPLATATSQDEIVTQFNMKDIETVGLLKMDFLGLRTLTIIRDALEMIKRNHNVEIDIDNIPLDDEKTYQLFWKGQTTGVFQFESAPMREYLKRLKPTTLNDLAAMNALYRPGPMEFIDDFIDRKFGRKEVKYDHPVLEPILKETYGVIVYQEQVIQIANKVAGMSLAEADILRRAMGKKDLHAMEEQKVKFIDGAVKNKIDKKIAEQIFDNIFKFANYGFNKSHAVAYSLVAYQTAYLKAHYPAEFLAANLRNEYGDTDKVTKFLEDCRKLKIPVLPPDVNRPSVYFDVVDEKIIFGMAAIKNVGVPAVREIINAKENLGRDFKSIFDFCINVDTRIVNKRALEGLILAGAFDSLHKNRAQLFNNVETILDFAHKYQNSKLLTTESLFGGLEEIQISEPKLPEVKPWTDKEQLSLERKVVGFYITDHPLRKYETEYSSFATIHLGETENIESMDSVRACGVITELKTKIDKSGNNMAFFKLDDFTGSCECIMFSKTFDEYGKYVREDEPVLAIGNLESSGDAVKIHINKIIPMEKVSDELTESVRIIIDKEKVQPEKVSLLKNVFQKNEGSVPVFISFAENGTKGKLFALDNFRVKVNESFVKEVTKLLGEDSITLKSK
- the trxA gene encoding thioredoxin yields the protein MKPITITDENFEQEVLQSNIPVLVDFWAVWCGPCKMIAPIVEQLAAEYDGKLKVGKLDVDNNQQSAIKYGVRSIPTLLIFKDGKVVDTIIGAVPKPMIVSKIEPLLKTA
- the serA gene encoding phosphoglycerate dehydrogenase, encoding MKKILISDSVNSKSIEIFKSAGYSVTYKTDYSRDELLNIISDYNVLVVRSATKVDAELISRMKSMEVIGRAGAGVDNIDINAATQKGILVMNTPGGNTISTAEHTMAMILALCRNIPQANKSIFDGKWDRKKYSGTELKGKTLAILGLGKIGKEVAKRAKAFGMNLIGYDPLLADDVASELGVKLFKLEEIWKLADIITVHVPLNSETKNLINKEVLNKCKDGVKIVNCARGGIVNESDLLEAINQTKVSGAALDVFETEPPDFSNPLLKNPKVICTPHLGASTEEAQELVAIQIAEQIVDYFSAGKISGAVNLLAFSEELPEEIKMFFNLSEKLGIFSAQLLNERLKKITIELSGDNLHKYSKELSLAFAKGFLSRKMTEGVNFVNTPVILKELKISIDEKLSSEDSTFRNLINVEMSTEESTKTISGTVFGKSELRIVKIDDYLVEVKPEGNLLIYKNIDKPGMLASVGKILAEKNINIAGLSLGRITQGKDALTLISTDDLITESELNKIKTLGGINEISFVQV